Proteins encoded together in one Amblyomma americanum isolate KBUSLIRL-KWMA chromosome 1, ASM5285725v1, whole genome shotgun sequence window:
- the LOC144115800 gene encoding uncharacterized protein LOC144115800, whose protein sequence is MPLLRLSAARALRENDSLQFNSCCPFCIFVNSSAACGFVCEPAMERRTGQKYRTKYAYGKRKRKPPIPKQKRPAATEPHERRSALISSHADVSSEASLPLESATSSESGGLAPSASHDIAVQYRPGHSSVFAAASGGAVPVQRDDGEVFPKQKHTVQVHLPSESITGSESVGPAPSTSRNIAVQYRPGHSSVFAAASAGAVPVQRDDGEVFPKQKRIVQVHLPSESMTGSESGDPAPSTSRDIAVQHRPGQSSVFAAASDDAMPAERDDSELFPKQKRTVQVHLEPRFVTLEAAEEQACSVRATLRAVSSTERKFGFARQTEEESAPDEDEFTLIQASVMNSIIGSLLCPKCSKKRLSVKHETKLGLAVKLVLSCGACGPIASHWSSKRKSEGRTFEVNIRAMQAIKTIGKGPTALNDFWATMNVSHRGLHQKTYQGHLKKLFKPGAEEAAQNIFADAVLAVKDVYSKMQPSSPSNITVVYDGTWLTRDHSSRIGVGCIIEFYTGLVLDCTVLSNFCLGCCQQPAESDPSYGTWIEQHQCQKNTDAASGQMEVEAALILFRRSFSSYGLRYTNVIWDGDSRTYLALCKDEVYGFIPLTKEDCINHVQKRMGTALRTLVARAKKGEPLGGKGGLTQDLIKKLTNYYGLALRRNTEVSDMQRAVMATLYHVTSTDDEPHHELCPPGPDSWCRHRSAQAKMEPPPPHKYKLPRRVAEALLPVYQRLSDPQLLERCKGNKTQNAAESLHSVVWSMISKDQHASLFAVETAVHEAVARYNFGNLRAYTEVCKSVGIKPGSLAFERAQEKDKQRKRKACSAEKTKEQRHKKTPASKDTKYYSPGAF, encoded by the coding sequence ATGCCGCTTCTCCGGTTGTCTGCTGCGCGCGCGCTTCGCGAAAACGATAGTTTGCAATTCAACTCGTGCTGTCCGTTCTGTATTTTCGTCAACTCATCTGCTGCGTGTGGTTTCGTATGTGAGCCCGCGATGGAGCGTCGCACGGGCCAGAAGTACAGGACGAAGTATGCTTACGGGAAGCGTAAGCGCAAGCCTCCTATTCCAAAACAGAAGCGGCCAGCAGCAACTGAACCGCACGAACGGAGGTCCGCTCTGATATCCAGTCACGCCGATGTGTCGTCGGAAGCAAGCCTGCCCTTGGAATCAGCGACCAGCAGTGAATCTGGGGGCCTGGCGCCGTCCGCTAGccatgacatcgcagtgcagtaccgacccggacacagttccgtttttgcggcggcgagtggcggtgcggtgccggttcaacgggatgacggtgaagttttccctaagcagaagcacaccgttcaggtgcacctgccCTCGGAATCAATAACCGGCAGTGAATCTGTGGGCCCGGCACCGTCCACAAGCCGTAacatcgcagtgcagtaccgacccgggcacagttccgtttttgcggcggcgagtgccggtgcggtgccggttcaacgggatgacggtgaagttttccctaagcagaagcgcatcgttcaggtgcacctgccctcggaatcaatgaccggcagtgaatctggggacccggcgccgtccacaagccgtgacatcgcagtgcagcaCCGGCCCGGGcaaagttccgtttttgcggcggcgagtgacGATGCGATGCCAGCTGAACGGGATGACAGCGAGCTTTTTCCAAAACAGAAGCgcaccgttcaggtgcacctgGAACCACGTTTTGTGACCTTGGAAGCAGCTGAGGAGCAAGCGTGCAGCGTCCGTGCTACACTTCGCGCGGTGTCGTCAACGGAGCGCAAGTTCGGGTTCGCGCGGCAGACAGAGGAAGAATCGGCCCCAGATGAAGATGAATTCACATTAATTCAAGCTAGTGTAATGAATTCGATAATAGGGTCTTTACTGTGCCCAAAGTGCTCTAAGAAGAGGTTGTCAGTGAAGCACGAGACTAAACTGGGCCTAGCAGTAAAATTAGTGCTTTCCTGTGGTGCTTGCGGCCCTATTGCTTCACATTGGTCATCAAAAAGGAAGTCTGAAGGAAGGACTTTTGAGGTCAATATAAGAGCTATGCAAGCCATCAAGACCATTGGAAAAGGGCCCACTGCCCTGAACGACTTCTGGGCCACAATGAACGTCTCACATCGTGGGCTGCATCAAAAAACCTATCAGGGCCacctaaaaaaattgtttaaaccTGGAGCAGAGGAAGCTGCACAAAACATTTTTGCAGATGCTGTACTTGCTGTAAAAGACGTCTACAGCAAGATGCAACCATCCAGCCCAAGTAACATAACAGTTGTGTATGATGGCACTTGGCTTACACGAGACCACAGCTCTCGCATTGGTGTAGGATGTATTATCGAATTTTATACCGGGCTTGTGCTGGATTGCACCGTACTGTCAAATTTCTGCCTAGGGTGCTGTCAGCAACCAGCGGAGAGTGACCCTAGCTATGGCACTTGGATTGAGCAGcatcagtgccagaaaaacacAGATGCTGCCTCAGGTCAGATGGAGGTGGAAGCTGCACTAATACTTTTCAGGCGTTCTTTCAGCAGCTATGGCCTTCGCTACACGAATGTCATATGGGATGGTGACAGCCGAACATATCTTGCACTCTGCAAAGATGAGGTATACGGCTTCATACCCCTGACTAAGGAGGACTGCATAAACCATGTGCAGAAGAGGATGGGCACTGCACTCCGCACACTGGTTGCAAGAGCAAAGAAAGGGGAGCCATTGGGTGGGAAAGGTGGACTCACGCAGGACCTAATTAAAAAACTGACCAATTACTATGGTTTAGCCTTGCGCAGAAACACCGAAGTCAGTGACATGCAAAGGGCCGTGATGGCCACATTGTACCATGTGACATCTACAGATGACGAGCCTCATCATGAGCTGTGCCCACCTGGCCCTGACAGTTGGTGCAGACATAGGTCAGCACAGGCCAAAATGGAGCCACCACCGCCTCATAAGTACAAGCTACCAAGACGTGTAGCAGAGGCATTGCTACCTGTCTACCAACGCCTGTCTGACCCGCAACTGCTGGAGCGTTGCAAGGGCAACAAGACGCAGAATGCTGCAGAAAGCTTACATTCTGTCGTCTGGTCAATGATTTCAAAAGATCAGCATGCTTCATTGTTTGCAGTGGAGACTGCAGTCCATGAAGCAGTTGCACGCTACAACTTTGGTAACTTGCGTGCCTACACTGAAGTATGCAAGTCTGTGGGCATCAAACCCGGTAGCCTTGCCTTTGAGAGAGCTCAGGAGAaggacaaacaaagaaaaagaaaagcatgcagtgcagaaaaaacgaaagagcAAAGGCATAAGAAGACCCCTGCAAGCAAAGACACCAAGTATTACAGCCCTGGGGCATTCTGA